A part of Bacillales bacterium genomic DNA contains:
- the ispE gene encoding 4-(cytidine 5'-diphospho)-2-C-methyl-D-erythritol kinase, which yields MKLFMKAPAKINLALDVLNKRDDGYHEVKMVMTTIDLADRLELECTDHEKIRVSTSSGFLPEDHRNLAYRAAQLLQTRFEVNKGVTISIDKQIPVAAGLAGGSSDAAAVLRGLNRLWRLNLSMQELAEIGSEIGSDVAFCVYGGTAVATGRGEILSPISPPPPCWVVLAKPNVGVSTKDMYRQLQMGDIKHPDVDGLVEAIERRNYRKMCEKMENVFEPLVMKKVSQVALIKRKMNDLGADGVLMSGSGPTVFALTKSESRMRRLVNGLRGFCPNVYHVRSMGGKET from the coding sequence ATGAAATTGTTCATGAAGGCGCCGGCGAAAATCAATTTAGCGTTGGATGTGTTAAATAAAAGGGACGACGGTTACCATGAAGTAAAAATGGTGATGACGACGATCGATCTCGCCGATCGACTGGAACTCGAATGCACCGATCACGAAAAAATTCGCGTCAGCACTTCCTCGGGGTTCTTGCCCGAGGATCATCGGAATCTCGCTTATCGAGCGGCTCAGTTGCTGCAGACGCGCTTTGAGGTCAACAAAGGAGTGACCATCAGCATAGACAAGCAAATTCCGGTTGCGGCCGGACTGGCCGGAGGAAGCAGTGATGCCGCTGCCGTCCTCAGGGGATTGAACCGATTGTGGCGGCTCAACTTATCAATGCAGGAGCTCGCTGAAATCGGTAGTGAAATCGGTTCAGACGTAGCTTTCTGTGTATATGGAGGCACCGCTGTCGCCACGGGAAGAGGAGAAATTTTATCACCGATATCTCCACCGCCTCCGTGCTGGGTGGTGCTTGCGAAACCGAATGTCGGCGTTTCAACGAAAGACATGTATCGGCAATTGCAAATGGGGGACATCAAACATCCCGACGTCGATGGCCTTGTCGAAGCGATCGAACGACGGAACTATCGGAAGATGTGCGAAAAAATGGAGAACGTGTTTGAGCCGCTCGTCATGAAAAAAGTTTCGCAAGTGGCGCTCATTAAACGAAAGATGAACGATTTAGGCGCCGACGGCGTGCTGATGAGCGGAAGCGGTCCGACGGTGTTCGCCTTGACTAAGTCGGAATCGCGAATGCGCAGACTCGTGAACGGGCTCAGAGGTTTTTGTCCGAACGTCTATCATGTACGGTCGATGGGCGGCAAGGAGACTTGA
- a CDS encoding small, acid-soluble spore protein, alpha/beta type: MSRRGGVMSDRLKVEIAKELGFYETVEKEGWGGIRARDAGNMVKRAIEIAERQLEQEK; the protein is encoded by the coding sequence ATGAGCAGAAGAGGCGGCGTCATGTCCGATCGTTTGAAAGTCGAGATTGCCAAAGAACTCGGCTTTTACGAAACGGTGGAAAAAGAAGGATGGGGAGGCATTCGCGCCCGCGACGCGGGAAATATGGTCAAGCGGGCGATTGAGATTGCCGAAAGACAATTGGAGCAAGAAAAATAA
- a CDS encoding Veg family protein — MAKTILDIKRSLETQVGQRLTLKANGGRRKTIERSGVLEETYPAVFIVKLDPESNSFERVSYSYTDVLTESVELTFTETGTMAASGQ, encoded by the coding sequence ATGGCCAAAACGATTTTGGATATCAAGCGTTCATTGGAAACACAGGTCGGTCAACGTTTGACTTTGAAAGCGAACGGCGGTCGCCGGAAAACCATTGAAAGATCAGGTGTATTAGAAGAAACCTATCCAGCAGTGTTTATCGTCAAGCTCGATCCGGAAAGCAATTCGTTCGAAAGGGTATCTTACAGCTACACTGACGTTTTGACAGAATCGGTGGAACTCACTTTTACCGAGACAGGAACCATGGCGGCGAGCGGGCAGTAA
- the yabG gene encoding sporulation peptidase YabG, translating to MNIQAGDIVARRSYDCDVLFRVERIAENGIVHLAGEDLRLYADAPYDDLVPMSRDELKAYRKQTAKKEAYSFRLFRQDYQLLKMKRDYTATGGYVREDRYFELPGKVLHLDGDANYLKKCLALYEKLGVPVYGHFVKETNMAQEICGWMEKVNPDIVVLTGHDAYVRSKGAKHELNAYRHSRDYISAVKSARSMISHLDHLVIFAGACQSHFEGIIRAGANYASSPRRVNIHALDPVYIAAKISLTSFMDRVTVWEALKNTLSGEKGVGGVETKGILRTGMPIAGSHDDEDDSSPSNE from the coding sequence ATGAACATACAGGCGGGAGACATTGTGGCACGGCGCTCATACGATTGCGACGTGCTGTTTCGTGTGGAACGTATAGCCGAAAACGGAATTGTGCATTTGGCTGGAGAAGATTTAAGGCTTTATGCCGATGCGCCCTACGATGATCTCGTTCCGATGAGCAGGGACGAATTGAAAGCATACAGAAAGCAAACGGCGAAGAAGGAAGCGTACTCCTTTCGGTTGTTTCGCCAGGATTATCAATTGTTGAAAATGAAAAGGGATTACACCGCAACGGGCGGATACGTCAGGGAAGACCGTTATTTTGAATTGCCGGGAAAAGTGCTGCATTTGGACGGAGACGCGAATTATTTGAAGAAGTGTTTAGCTTTGTACGAAAAGCTCGGCGTTCCCGTTTACGGCCATTTTGTTAAGGAAACGAACATGGCGCAGGAAATTTGCGGCTGGATGGAGAAGGTCAACCCCGACATCGTCGTGCTCACGGGACATGATGCGTATGTGCGGAGCAAAGGGGCAAAGCACGAGTTGAACGCTTACCGCCATTCCCGCGATTACATCAGCGCGGTGAAAAGTGCCAGAAGCATGATTTCGCACTTGGACCATTTGGTCATTTTCGCAGGCGCCTGTCAGTCGCATTTTGAGGGAATCATTCGGGCCGGCGCCAATTATGCAAGTTCACCGAGACGGGTCAACATCCATGCACTGGATCCCGTCTACATTGCGGCCAAAATCAGCCTGACTTCTTTTATGGATCGGGTAACGGTATGGGAAGCGTTGAAAAACACATTGTCGGGCGAAAAAGGCGTCGGAGGCGTCGAAACGAAAGGGATCTTGCGAACCGGCATGCCCATTGCCGGTTCGCATGACGATGAAGATGACAGCTCGCCGTCCAATGAATAA
- the rsmA gene encoding 16S rRNA (adenine(1518)-N(6)/adenine(1519)-N(6))-dimethyltransferase RsmA produces MTKNIASPGKTKALLREHGLSLKKSLGQNFLIDAAVLDRITEVLQLSSGDGVLEIGPGIGALTQQLARRADRVVAVEIDERMVKVLRCLFADEERVTVIHEDFLKVDLNDLISEQFKPGQRVTVAANLPYYITTPILLKLVHSGLSFEKIVVMVQKEVAERIAASPGDKNYGSLSIAVQYYAHASTALTVPKTAFLPNPKVDSAVLALVMRPDPAVEVADEDFFFKVVRNAFKQRRKTIYNNLSRNLLPNVDKPVLMACFENSGIDPKRRAETVSLREFAALSDELLPLARH; encoded by the coding sequence ATGACGAAAAACATTGCCTCACCGGGAAAAACAAAAGCATTGCTCCGTGAACATGGATTGTCATTGAAAAAAAGCCTCGGGCAAAATTTTTTAATTGATGCCGCGGTTTTGGATCGCATTACGGAAGTTTTGCAGTTGTCCAGCGGGGACGGCGTCCTGGAAATCGGACCAGGCATCGGTGCGCTCACACAGCAGCTGGCCCGGCGTGCTGACCGTGTTGTCGCTGTGGAGATCGATGAACGGATGGTAAAAGTTTTACGTTGCTTGTTCGCCGACGAAGAGCGCGTGACAGTCATCCATGAAGATTTTTTAAAGGTCGATTTGAACGACTTGATTTCAGAGCAATTCAAGCCTGGACAGCGCGTCACTGTCGCCGCAAATTTGCCGTATTACATCACCACCCCCATTTTATTAAAATTGGTTCACAGCGGACTCTCGTTTGAAAAGATTGTCGTCATGGTGCAAAAAGAAGTCGCCGAGCGGATTGCTGCTTCCCCCGGGGATAAAAATTACGGATCGCTCTCGATCGCTGTGCAATATTACGCGCACGCGAGTACTGCTCTTACCGTACCGAAGACAGCGTTTCTTCCAAACCCGAAAGTCGATTCCGCGGTCTTGGCGTTGGTGATGCGGCCCGATCCGGCAGTGGAAGTCGCTGACGAAGATTTCTTCTTCAAAGTCGTTCGAAATGCGTTCAAACAACGGCGAAAGACGATTTACAACAACCTTTCGCGCAACTTGCTCCCAAACGTCGACAAACCAGTGTTGATGGCTTGTTTTGAAAACAGCGGCATCGATCCGAAACGGCGTGCCGAAACCGTTTCTTTGCGTGAATTTGCGGCGCTTAGCGATGAGTTGCTGCCGCTCGCCCGTCATTAA
- the rnmV gene encoding ribonuclease M5 — MKIKEWIVVEGKSDTIAVQRAVNADTIETNGSAVNESTIEQIRLAQKKRGVIVLTDPDYAGKRIRNIIRERVPGCKHAFIPREEAFRAGKPSLGVEHASPEVIRKALANVKQEMPETEATITKTDLIDAGLMAGPAAKRRREALGRLLHIGYANGKQLHKRLAAFQITKEEFAEACRRLDQEEQA; from the coding sequence ATGAAAATCAAAGAATGGATTGTCGTGGAAGGAAAGAGCGATACGATCGCTGTGCAAAGGGCGGTCAATGCCGATACGATCGAAACGAACGGATCGGCGGTCAATGAAAGCACGATTGAGCAAATTCGATTGGCGCAAAAGAAAAGAGGGGTTATCGTGTTAACGGACCCGGATTACGCAGGCAAAAGGATTCGCAATATCATTCGTGAACGCGTGCCGGGCTGCAAGCATGCTTTCATCCCGAGAGAAGAGGCGTTTCGTGCAGGAAAGCCGAGTCTCGGGGTGGAGCATGCATCGCCTGAAGTGATTCGCAAGGCGCTCGCCAACGTGAAGCAGGAAATGCCGGAAACCGAAGCGACGATCACGAAAACGGATTTAATTGATGCAGGGCTGATGGCCGGGCCGGCTGCGAAGCGGCGGAGGGAAGCGCTCGGACGGTTGCTGCATATCGGATACGCCAACGGAAAACAGCTGCATAAGAGGCTCGCGGCGTTTCAGATTACGAAAGAAGAGTTTGCCGAGGCGTGCCGGCGCTTGGATCAGGAGGAACAAGCATGA
- a CDS encoding ubiquitin-like domain-containing protein, which translates to MSLNFPVTGRAKKWWMTLLSFAVLSAAFGWLAYQLTAKQVTVILDGKKQQLTAHAATVGDLLEDLNVGVSPHDFVKPGVDAKLSDELTIKWEPAIQVTFDRNGKSETAWTTADTVAGMLASMQIDVGDHDQLTPSLDTPISEGMTISYDSGFQVKLNIGGKNKTIWTTAKDSTTVADFLKKMGINYDNNDEIKPELDTLLTAAEEINVTYIKKVTDVVEQPIDFAVITKKDDSLAKGEERVIQSGEEGKIEKTYEITLRNGKEVKRELVSKKKVKDSRDRIVAVGTRVNRQPSRGGGSDSTPTVNGDVKQFYMSSTAYTASCNGCSGITSTGINLKANPDAKVIAVDPNLIPLGSRVWVQGYGYAIAADTGGAIHGHHIDVFFPTKSSAYRWGRRTVLVKVLD; encoded by the coding sequence GGGCGAAGAAATGGTGGATGACATTGCTGTCGTTTGCCGTTCTCAGCGCCGCGTTCGGCTGGTTGGCTTACCAGTTGACGGCCAAACAAGTGACCGTCATTCTTGACGGCAAGAAACAACAATTGACGGCCCATGCGGCCACCGTCGGAGATTTATTAGAAGATTTGAACGTTGGCGTAAGTCCACATGACTTCGTTAAACCGGGCGTAGACGCAAAGCTTTCCGATGAGCTCACCATTAAATGGGAACCGGCGATACAGGTGACGTTCGATCGCAATGGAAAAAGCGAAACGGCCTGGACGACGGCGGATACGGTGGCGGGCATGCTGGCATCGATGCAAATCGATGTCGGTGATCACGATCAATTGACGCCGAGTCTCGATACACCGATCAGCGAAGGAATGACAATCTCTTACGACTCCGGATTTCAAGTAAAATTGAACATCGGCGGAAAAAACAAGACGATCTGGACAACAGCCAAAGATTCGACGACGGTCGCTGACTTTTTAAAGAAAATGGGCATCAACTATGACAACAATGATGAAATTAAGCCGGAACTGGACACTTTATTGACTGCGGCTGAGGAAATCAACGTCACTTACATTAAAAAGGTCACCGATGTTGTGGAACAACCGATCGATTTTGCCGTAATCACGAAGAAGGACGATTCTCTCGCAAAGGGAGAAGAACGCGTCATTCAAAGCGGTGAAGAAGGAAAAATCGAGAAAACGTACGAAATTACGTTGAGAAACGGAAAAGAAGTGAAACGCGAGTTGGTCAGCAAGAAAAAGGTGAAGGATAGCCGGGATCGAATCGTCGCGGTAGGCACGAGGGTGAACCGGCAGCCTTCCAGGGGCGGCGGCAGCGATTCCACCCCGACGGTCAACGGAGACGTTAAGCAATTTTATATGAGCAGTACGGCGTATACGGCCAGTTGCAACGGCTGCTCCGGCATTACGAGTACAGGGATTAACTTAAAAGCAAATCCGGATGCAAAAGTGATTGCGGTCGATCCGAATCTGATCCCGCTCGGTTCGAGGGTGTGGGTCCAAGGTTACGGATACGCAATTGCCGCAGACACCGGAGGAGCGATCCACGGCCACCATATCGACGTGTTTTTCCCGACGAAGAGCAGTGCTTACCGCTGGGGGCGGCGCACCGTTCTCGTCAAGGTATTGGATTGA